The stretch of DNA aaacttttttaaaaaataaaatattaacctGGTTCCTGCAGCTGTTGTatctttgtaaattttacGTTGAGTAACTTTAATTGGTGGTCGTCTTGTAACATGACTTACTAAAAAGTTCATAAGTATATCTTCACAATTTTGTGATTGTTCAACAGTTTTATGTAAAGTTGTACTCAATAATTCAGTATAAAGTGTATTATAATAACGATGATAAAATGCAGCACCAGTTAATACAATACTATAATCATTTATCCATTTACTTGTGTAACCCCATGAtcgctataaaaaaaaataattataaaataattataacaaataatctCATTTACATACCTTTGAATCATCCCAATAATGTGATCTTGCTGGATAACCAACAATTCTATCTGGAAATGATTGCCATACAACAAATGCAAAATCAATTTCATCTGTATTAAGTGTAACATCTTCATCTAATGATAATATGGCACTTGTTTTAATTTGTGAATGTGGATAAAATCTTTGTGATATACCAGtagcaacaataatatttatcgacATTTTAATACCCTGCCAGCGTGGTCGTCTAGGTACAGGTGAATCAGAAttccataataatattattttatctaaatatttacttttagcaacattttttaataaacgatACAATACAGCTGTTGATCCTAgttgtgaataaataattgctGTAAATGTATTACCTGGATCACTTCCTGTAAATGGATATTCTTCTTCAGTATCAGAAAATTTTGGTAATATTGCTAATGCACCAGGATAACCATTCCAAACTAATCTATCACGTGAACCTTCCCATGGTAATCTTTCAcgtatattttcaaatgttgtaaatattattttttcaattgatgaaaaatatcttTCCCAAAGAAATTGTGTTTGTTGACGtaatttaagaatttttgtatttgataCAGATCTTAAAATATCAGGTATTTGAAATAACAGCCTTTCATCAGCATAAATAACAGCTTGTTTCCAATCAATACGTTCATTAAATGGTAATGCCCAACCATTACTAAGAATAACTGGTATACAACCAGCTCTAAGTGCCTCTAAAAATCTAAAACTACCAAGTCTTCTTCCTCTTGGTACAAGacaaaatgttgaatttaataataatacatcataatcataattatcatattcTTGATTATCCTGTTGACAATGTTCATCTTGTAATTCACGCCATGCTTTACCATGTCTACATGTTGTTACAAATACAAGATCTTTACCATTATGTAAATGATAAAGTGCATTTCTTGTTTCTGATCCAATACCATGTACATATCTTTTACCTTTAAATGctgctaaatattttttaacatttggaAATGTATTTTCATTAGCTTGTCCAGCTTCACCACCTCTTTC from Aphidius gifuensis isolate YNYX2018 linkage group LG4, ASM1490517v1, whole genome shotgun sequence encodes:
- the LOC122854354 gene encoding exostosin-1 codes for the protein MQAKKRYLLLFVTIAFLGYCYFGGYRLKSNNKKLINDKKKNECWENLPSYTSIIDEFNDNKIINKKIINRELKNPLKDCRMNTCFDYEKCKNGFTVYVYPVDDTISPLYQKILNVITESRYYTLDPTKACLFVLSLDTLDRDPLSTEFIHNLPTKLSRLKYWNNGKNHLIFNLYSGTWPDYKESSLSFNIGYAMLAKASMSEFNLRTEFDVSIPLFGKQHPERGGEAGQANENTFPNVKKYLAAFKGKRYVHGIGSETRNALYHLHNGKDLVFVTTCRHGKAWRELQDEHCQQDNQEYDNYDYDVLLLNSTFCLVPRGRRLGSFRFLEALRAGCIPVILSNGWALPFNERIDWKQAVIYADERLLFQIPDILRSVSNTKILKLRQQTQFLWERYFSSIEKIIFTTFENIRERLPWEGSRDRLVWNGYPGALAILPKFSDTEEEYPFTGSDPGNTFTAIIYSQLGSTAVLYRLLKNVAKSKYLDKIILLWNSDSPVPRRPRWQGIKMSINIIVATGISQRFYPHSQIKTSAILSLDEDVTLNTDEIDFAFVVWQSFPDRIVGYPARSHYWDDSKRSWGYTSKWINDYSIVLTGAAFYHRYYNTLYTELLSTTLHKTVEQSQNCEDILMNFLVSHVTRRPPIKVTQRKIYKDTTAAGTRSPWNDPDHFIQRQTCMNTFVAVFGYMPLLRSNMRLDPVLFKDPVSNLRKKYRQIELVNN